In one window of Deinococcus cellulosilyticus NBRC 106333 = KACC 11606 DNA:
- a CDS encoding FAD-dependent oxidoreductase: MKVLIIGGVAGGMSAATRLRRLNEKAEVVVIERGPHVSFANCGLPYHIGGTIEEREKLLLQTPESLHARFNLDVRIQTEALKVNPEEHIVVLKDLRSGKTYEEKYDRLILSPGASPIRPPLPGIEHALTLRNIPDMDRINRHLENSRAEQAVVIGGGFIGLEMAENLVHRGLKVHVVEAGPQVLAPLDPEMAALVQKEVVKQGIKLHLMDALHSIEDQGKRVVLKSGETIPADLIILAIGVKPEVALAKDAGLKLGERGGILESDTLQTSDPDIYAVGDAIEKINLAGEAGLIPLAWSANRQGRLIADHISGRTIHVGHQLGTAIVKVFDLTVATTGLNEKQLQKSGRPFAVVHTHASSHASYYPGAETLSLKLLFNRTTREIYGAQAIGKEGADKRIDVIATAIRGGILADELSDLELAYAPPYSSAKDPVNMLGYMAENLLEGLPTVQWHEVNPEDILLDVRDPHEYTRGHLRGAINIPLNQLRSRHQELPAGPITAYCQVGLRGYLATRLLRQLGHEVRNLDGGYTTFKLGRPDQVTEPVKS, encoded by the coding sequence ATGAAAGTGCTGATCATTGGAGGGGTGGCAGGTGGAATGTCCGCTGCAACACGCCTCAGACGACTGAACGAAAAAGCAGAGGTTGTGGTGATCGAAAGAGGTCCCCACGTTTCCTTCGCCAACTGTGGCTTGCCTTACCACATCGGAGGCACCATTGAAGAACGAGAGAAACTGCTTCTGCAGACCCCTGAATCCCTGCATGCCCGCTTCAACCTTGATGTGCGGATTCAGACCGAAGCCCTCAAGGTGAATCCAGAGGAGCACATTGTGGTGCTCAAGGACCTGCGGTCAGGCAAGACTTATGAGGAGAAATACGACCGCCTGATCCTCAGTCCAGGGGCAAGCCCGATTCGCCCCCCTCTCCCGGGAATCGAGCATGCCCTCACCCTGCGGAACATCCCGGACATGGACCGCATCAACAGACACCTCGAAAACAGCAGGGCAGAACAGGCGGTGGTGATTGGCGGAGGATTCATTGGTCTGGAAATGGCTGAGAATCTGGTGCACCGTGGCCTCAAAGTGCATGTGGTGGAAGCTGGACCCCAGGTTCTGGCCCCCCTTGATCCAGAAATGGCCGCCCTGGTCCAGAAGGAAGTGGTCAAACAGGGAATCAAACTGCACCTGATGGATGCCCTCCATAGCATTGAGGATCAGGGAAAGCGCGTTGTTCTCAAATCTGGAGAGACAATCCCGGCAGACCTGATCATTCTTGCCATTGGGGTCAAACCGGAAGTGGCCCTGGCGAAAGACGCTGGCCTGAAGCTCGGTGAGCGTGGAGGAATTCTGGAATCGGACACCCTCCAGACCAGTGATCCTGATATTTACGCTGTTGGAGACGCCATTGAGAAAATCAACCTTGCAGGAGAGGCGGGCCTGATTCCTCTGGCCTGGTCTGCAAATCGGCAGGGAAGGCTGATCGCGGACCACATCTCGGGCAGAACCATTCATGTGGGGCATCAACTGGGGACAGCCATTGTCAAAGTGTTTGATCTGACGGTCGCCACCACAGGACTGAATGAAAAACAGCTTCAAAAAAGCGGCCGACCCTTCGCTGTTGTCCATACCCATGCAAGCTCTCATGCCAGTTATTACCCGGGTGCAGAAACCCTCAGCCTGAAACTCCTGTTCAACCGAACCACCCGGGAGATTTATGGTGCCCAGGCCATCGGTAAAGAAGGTGCAGACAAGCGCATCGATGTGATCGCCACAGCCATTCGTGGAGGGATCCTGGCCGATGAACTCAGCGATCTGGAACTCGCCTACGCTCCTCCCTACAGCAGCGCAAAAGACCCGGTGAACATGCTGGGTTACATGGCAGAAAACCTGCTGGAAGGGCTGCCCACAGTCCAGTGGCATGAAGTGAACCCTGAAGACATCTTGCTGGACGTGCGCGATCCCCATGAATACACGAGAGGCCATCTGAGGGGAGCCATCAACATCCCCTTGAACCAGTTGAGAAGCCGCCACCAGGAGCTTCCTGCTGGTCCCATTACAGCCTACTGTCAGGTGGGCCTCAGAGGGTACCTTGCCACACGCCTGCTCAGGCAACTGGGCCATGAGGTGCGAAATCTGGATGGAGGGTACACCACCTTCAAACTGGGGCGGCCAGATCAGGTGACCGAACCCGTGAAATCCTGA
- a CDS encoding rhodanese-like domain-containing protein, producing the protein MNMYQDIFPNEVESWLQKGAQIIDVREPDEFHQGHLPGARNIPLGVLTQHAPSLQAPVVVVCQSGGRSQMASEHLAQVLEGPVLNLMGGTLGWKRQGYRVEAP; encoded by the coding sequence ATGAACATGTACCAGGACATCTTCCCGAACGAAGTGGAAAGCTGGCTCCAGAAAGGAGCGCAAATCATTGATGTGAGAGAACCCGACGAGTTTCACCAGGGGCACCTGCCAGGAGCCCGCAACATCCCTCTGGGCGTCCTCACCCAGCATGCCCCGTCCCTTCAGGCACCTGTTGTGGTGGTCTGTCAGTCTGGAGGCAGAAGCCAGATGGCCAGCGAGCATCTCGCCCAGGTCCTGGAGGGTCCAGTTCTGAACCTGATGGGAGGCACCCTGGGCTGGAAACGCCAGGGTTACCGGGTTGAAGCTCCCTGA
- a CDS encoding metal-sensitive transcriptional regulator produces the protein MDDPKKKILNRLNRLEGQIRGLQKMIEEERSCTEILTLLSGIRSALGATGDLIMEKYLTECQASGEATPADIVKVMKLLRG, from the coding sequence ATGGACGACCCGAAAAAGAAGATCCTGAACCGCCTGAACCGCCTGGAGGGCCAGATTCGCGGCCTGCAGAAAATGATCGAGGAGGAGCGCTCTTGCACCGAAATCCTGACTTTGCTCTCGGGCATTCGCAGTGCTCTGGGAGCCACTGGAGATTTGATCATGGAGAAGTACCTCACCGAGTGTCAGGCTTCTGGTGAGGCCACTCCTGCAGACATCGTCAAGGTGATGAAGCTGCTCAGGGGTTAA
- a CDS encoding Asp23/Gls24 family envelope stress response protein codes for MLNISKDVIIGIAGFTLQNVSGVKSPTKTIKVDREQDQVSLDLGLTISYGANLLKLCSEVQRSVAENIELMTGLKVRAVNVTVQSVVE; via the coding sequence ATGCTAAACATCTCAAAAGACGTGATTATCGGCATCGCTGGCTTCACCTTGCAGAATGTCAGTGGAGTGAAGTCCCCCACCAAAACCATCAAGGTGGACCGTGAACAGGACCAGGTCAGCCTGGATCTGGGCCTCACCATCAGTTATGGGGCCAACCTGCTCAAACTGTGTTCCGAAGTGCAGCGCAGCGTGGCCGAAAACATTGAACTCATGACCGGACTGAAGGTCCGTGCCGTGAATGTCACCGTTCAAAGCGTTGTAGAGTGA
- the nusB gene encoding transcription antitermination factor NusB produces the protein MSDQTRRQKNQPTGSRRNSREFAFRVIFEAEQGKQDMQDTFSRVLAASRQGDSEVYPELTPEAEQFAEDLALTFDRNKDGVDQALKMSITGWTFSQMPQTDVNVLRIAATEMIFFRTDPPVVIESAIRMARRFGSDESGRFVNSVLDKLAKGLQDGSVPRPVQTRDVEHSEGEEQ, from the coding sequence ATGTCAGATCAAACCCGCAGACAGAAAAACCAGCCCACCGGTTCCCGCAGAAACTCCCGTGAATTCGCTTTCCGGGTGATCTTCGAAGCCGAACAGGGCAAGCAGGACATGCAAGACACCTTCTCCCGCGTGCTGGCCGCCTCCAGGCAGGGAGACAGCGAAGTGTACCCCGAACTCACCCCCGAAGCCGAACAGTTCGCCGAGGACCTCGCCCTGACCTTTGACCGCAACAAGGACGGTGTGGACCAGGCCCTCAAGATGAGCATCACCGGGTGGACCTTCTCCCAGATGCCCCAGACCGACGTGAACGTGCTGCGAATTGCCGCAACCGAGATGATCTTCTTCCGCACCGATCCCCCAGTGGTGATTGAGAGCGCCATCCGCATGGCCCGCCGTTTCGGCTCCGACGAATCAGGACGCTTTGTGAACAGCGTGCTGGACAAACTCGCAAAAGGCCTGCAGGACGGCAGCGTCCCCAGACCTGTGCAGACCCGCGACGTGGAACACTCCGAGGGTGAAGAGCAGTGA
- a CDS encoding bifunctional 5,10-methylenetetrahydrofolate dehydrogenase/5,10-methenyltetrahydrofolate cyclohydrolase — translation MIELKGAPAAESLLRQAVQRMEQLPFVPHLHVIRLGEDPASVSYVRLKDRKAQEIGLRSTMHVLPEDTSEAALLALIDRLNASEDAHGILVQLPLPKHINAQKVIEHTSPLKDVDGFHPENVGKLWLGQEALLPCTPAGILALCDHHQISLAGKKVVIVGRSNIVGKPLAALMLSRDATVTVAHSRTVNLPEITLQADILVAAVGRPGTITPVMVKEGAVVLDVGVNRVDGKLVGDVTPEVRNVASALTPVPGGIGPMTVAQLMLNTVLAAERQRG, via the coding sequence GTGATCGAACTGAAAGGCGCTCCTGCCGCTGAAAGCCTGCTCCGTCAGGCCGTGCAGCGCATGGAGCAGCTTCCTTTTGTGCCCCACCTGCATGTGATCCGGCTCGGAGAGGACCCTGCAAGCGTCAGTTATGTGCGCCTCAAGGACAGAAAAGCCCAGGAAATCGGTCTGCGTTCCACCATGCATGTGCTGCCTGAAGACACCAGTGAGGCTGCACTGCTGGCCCTGATTGACCGCCTGAATGCTTCAGAAGATGCCCACGGCATTCTGGTGCAGCTTCCCCTCCCGAAACACATCAACGCCCAGAAGGTCATTGAACACACCTCACCCCTCAAGGATGTGGATGGCTTTCATCCTGAGAACGTGGGAAAACTGTGGCTTGGGCAGGAAGCACTGCTCCCCTGTACCCCAGCGGGCATTCTGGCCCTGTGCGACCACCACCAGATTTCACTTGCTGGCAAGAAAGTGGTGATCGTGGGTCGAAGCAACATCGTGGGCAAACCCCTTGCTGCCCTGATGCTGTCCAGAGATGCCACGGTCACTGTTGCCCACAGCAGAACCGTGAACCTCCCGGAGATCACCCTTCAGGCAGACATTCTGGTCGCTGCGGTGGGCAGGCCCGGCACCATCACGCCAGTCATGGTGAAAGAGGGGGCCGTGGTGCTCGATGTCGGGGTCAACCGCGTGGATGGAAAACTGGTTGGGGATGTCACTCCAGAAGTCCGAAATGTTGCCTCGGCCCTCACTCCGGTCCCGGGAGGCATCGGCCCGATGACCGTGGCCCAGCTCATGCTGAACACCGTGCTGGCTGCAGAACGCCAGAGGGGATGA
- a CDS encoding divergent PAP2 family protein, whose translation MQELLNNLWLWTGFAAAIIAQLIKVLLALILEKRWRPGLFMETGGMPSSHTALVAALCTGIGYTHGVGSPIFAVAVVFSSIVMYDATGVRRSAGMQARLLNELMVEIRELVREGFAPQPLRVLLGHTYLEVAIGLLLGILIGYTSFQLFYVSGP comes from the coding sequence ATGCAGGAGTTGCTGAACAACCTGTGGCTGTGGACAGGATTTGCCGCTGCCATCATTGCCCAGCTGATCAAGGTGCTGCTGGCCCTCATCCTGGAGAAACGCTGGCGTCCTGGCCTGTTCATGGAGACCGGAGGGATGCCCAGCAGCCACACAGCCCTGGTTGCAGCCCTCTGCACCGGAATCGGCTACACGCACGGGGTGGGCAGTCCCATATTTGCTGTTGCAGTGGTCTTCTCCAGCATCGTGATGTACGACGCCACCGGAGTGCGGCGGTCTGCAGGCATGCAGGCCCGACTGCTGAACGAACTGATGGTGGAAATCCGGGAACTGGTCCGGGAAGGTTTCGCCCCACAGCCCCTGAGGGTGCTGCTCGGGCACACCTACCTGGAAGTCGCCATTGGACTGCTGCTTGGCATCCTGATCGGGTACACCAGCTTTCAGCTCTTTTACGTCAGCGGACCATGA
- a CDS encoding glycosyl hydrolase, with translation MPRLALLLPALLGGSALTKPLPAPVELYVQSGQIATPSPLAKYEPPAGCYVGIWADLNSPAGQADLEQVNRAVGSHAVYFRYNFFRKPENSNPWSPFFPAAFVQKLAGDTAAIHLAVEPRIPLKEVTEDLVREWARQARNMNQPIFMRWASEFNDSVNNWSKDPALYREKFRMVARIMHEEAPNVAMVWTPMAFTDIKSVIDYYPGQEFVDWVGITLYSKYYWNGDPAKVTVNMLPTERLETLYHTFSGRHPIQVSEYAAEHHSASSSRDLSAFATSKMQQFYFNIMLKYPRIKNINWLNFDMTAADEYKGYAVTRRANYNLLKSSSVLKTYQHILSEPYFLKTFRAASKYSYVPFPNTTGKDVQVLSYVGDARVSSVRYFLDGVLVQKSTVAPYRIQLRNLKTGRHILRAVANVGRPVEQTFMVR, from the coding sequence GTGCCTCGACTTGCCCTTCTTCTTCCGGCCCTGCTTGGCGGATCTGCCCTCACAAAACCCCTTCCTGCACCCGTTGAACTGTATGTGCAGTCCGGGCAGATTGCCACTCCCTCTCCACTTGCGAAATACGAGCCTCCTGCAGGATGCTATGTGGGCATCTGGGCCGATCTGAATTCTCCTGCCGGGCAGGCAGATCTGGAGCAGGTGAACCGGGCAGTGGGGTCCCATGCGGTGTACTTCAGGTACAATTTTTTCCGCAAACCTGAAAACAGCAATCCCTGGTCTCCTTTTTTTCCTGCAGCTTTTGTTCAGAAGCTCGCAGGAGACACTGCGGCCATTCATCTCGCTGTTGAGCCACGCATTCCCTTGAAAGAAGTGACAGAGGATCTGGTGCGCGAGTGGGCAAGACAGGCCAGAAACATGAACCAGCCGATTTTCATGCGCTGGGCCTCAGAATTCAATGATTCGGTGAACAACTGGAGCAAGGACCCTGCCCTGTACCGGGAGAAGTTCCGCATGGTTGCCCGCATCATGCATGAAGAGGCCCCCAACGTGGCGATGGTCTGGACCCCGATGGCTTTCACGGACATCAAGAGCGTGATCGATTATTATCCAGGTCAGGAATTTGTGGACTGGGTGGGGATCACCCTTTACAGCAAGTACTACTGGAATGGAGATCCTGCAAAAGTCACGGTGAACATGCTGCCCACAGAGCGGCTGGAGACCCTGTACCACACTTTTTCGGGTCGGCATCCCATTCAGGTCTCGGAATATGCAGCAGAGCACCACAGTGCATCGAGCAGCAGGGATCTTTCTGCTTTTGCCACATCCAAGATGCAGCAGTTCTATTTCAACATCATGCTGAAATATCCGCGCATCAAGAACATCAACTGGCTGAACTTCGACATGACTGCAGCAGATGAATACAAAGGGTATGCAGTGACCAGACGGGCCAATTACAACCTGCTCAAAAGCAGCAGTGTCCTGAAGACCTACCAGCACATCCTCAGTGAACCCTATTTCCTGAAGACATTTCGTGCGGCATCGAAGTACAGTTATGTGCCGTTTCCGAACACCACAGGGAAAGACGTGCAGGTGCTCAGTTACGTGGGAGATGCCCGGGTGAGCAGTGTGCGGTATTTTCTGGATGGCGTACTGGTGCAGAAAAGCACGGTGGCCCCTTACCGGATTCAGCTCAGGAACCTGAAAACCGGCAGGCACATCCTCAGGGCCGTTGCCAATGTGGGCCGTCCGGTCGAGCAGACTTTCATGGTCCGCTGA
- a CDS encoding NADH-quinone oxidoreductase subunit 15 encodes MQDTQRIYVSWMNLLGWMQELSQELGLNFVKVSDFPDYIYRMERKYDLPTIIQSASVQNARGETLLLAAVSPRHVEDKGISLRLLGGSKHWHLHEHHGDLLEGKRPFTRERLRELLEKARDSANAA; translated from the coding sequence ATGCAAGATACCCAGAGAATCTATGTTTCATGGATGAATCTCCTCGGCTGGATGCAGGAACTTTCCCAGGAACTGGGCCTGAACTTTGTGAAGGTGTCTGATTTCCCGGATTACATCTACCGCATGGAACGCAAGTATGACCTGCCCACCATCATCCAGAGTGCCTCTGTGCAAAATGCACGAGGGGAAACCCTGCTGCTTGCCGCAGTCAGCCCCAGACACGTCGAAGACAAGGGCATCAGCCTGAGGCTCCTGGGGGGCAGCAAACACTGGCACCTGCACGAGCACCACGGGGACCTGCTGGAAGGAAAACGCCCTTTCACCCGGGAGCGCCTGCGGGAGCTGCTGGAAAAAGCCCGGGACAGCGCAAACGCAGCCTGA
- a CDS encoding arginine--tRNA ligase, whose amino-acid sequence MNLKDALRSAVQQAIAHHGLEIEVAIQETPADKPGDYGTPVAFQLAKALKKNPVQIAAEIKDSIQLPVGIARAENVGPYLNFFVDVPSYVRGLTEEDFVPPAREGKVLIEHTSVNPNKELHVGHLRNVVLGDAMSRIFRANGYQVEVQNYIDDTGRQAAESLFAREHYGASYMGEPKYDHWLGELYVRLNADPQKADLEPGIREVMHKLEAGELREEIEEVLHAHLETCHALGAEYDLLVWESDIVGSGFLAKAMKILEESPYCSHPTEGKYAGCFVMDVSSFIPGLEDPNLVLIRSDGTATYTAKDIAQQFWKFGLFEGLEYKPFTTEPSGKTLYTTHPQGKPADFAHATRVINVIDARQKFPQTVVKTSLAIAGHQEAYENSFHLAYETVLLEGQTISGRKGITVSVDEVLEEARTRAKAALKDIERYQNPEEVAEKVGLGALRFSMLKSEPGRQIDFRWEAALALNGDTAPYVQYAAVRAQTILKKAQEAGLSLEGADYSKVTDHELALLKSVARYPEVLDMCVRDTSPHHLVQYALDLATELNGWYNKKDKDGKPATRVIDADAGLREARLNIVLRVRKTLEQVLGALGIGVPSEM is encoded by the coding sequence ATGAACCTCAAAGATGCGCTGAGAAGCGCCGTACAACAGGCCATCGCCCACCATGGGCTCGAAATCGAGGTGGCAATCCAGGAAACCCCCGCCGACAAACCCGGCGATTACGGGACCCCGGTGGCCTTCCAGCTGGCCAAAGCACTCAAGAAAAATCCGGTTCAGATTGCAGCCGAAATCAAAGACAGCATTCAGCTTCCCGTGGGCATCGCCCGCGCTGAAAATGTGGGACCCTACCTCAACTTCTTTGTGGATGTCCCCAGTTATGTGCGGGGCCTCACTGAAGAGGACTTCGTGCCCCCTGCCCGCGAAGGCAAGGTCCTGATCGAGCACACCTCCGTGAACCCCAACAAGGAACTGCACGTCGGGCACCTGCGCAACGTGGTGCTCGGAGACGCCATGTCCCGCATCTTCCGGGCCAATGGTTATCAGGTGGAGGTCCAGAACTACATCGATGACACCGGCAGACAGGCTGCAGAGAGCCTGTTTGCCAGAGAGCACTACGGTGCGTCCTACATGGGTGAACCCAAGTACGACCACTGGCTTGGTGAACTCTATGTGCGCCTGAATGCTGACCCCCAGAAAGCCGACCTCGAACCCGGCATCCGGGAGGTCATGCACAAACTGGAAGCCGGAGAACTGCGGGAAGAAATCGAAGAGGTGCTGCACGCCCACCTCGAAACCTGTCATGCTCTGGGTGCAGAGTACGACCTGCTGGTGTGGGAGTCCGACATCGTGGGCAGCGGTTTCCTCGCCAAGGCCATGAAAATACTGGAAGAGAGCCCTTACTGCTCCCACCCCACCGAGGGCAAATACGCTGGCTGCTTCGTGATGGACGTGTCCAGTTTCATTCCCGGACTCGAAGATCCCAACCTCGTTCTGATCCGCTCGGACGGCACAGCCACCTACACCGCCAAGGACATCGCACAGCAGTTCTGGAAATTCGGGCTGTTTGAGGGGCTGGAATACAAACCTTTCACCACTGAACCCAGTGGCAAAACCCTGTACACCACCCATCCTCAGGGGAAACCCGCTGATTTTGCCCACGCCACCCGCGTGATCAATGTCATTGATGCACGCCAGAAGTTCCCGCAGACCGTGGTGAAAACCTCACTGGCCATTGCAGGACATCAGGAAGCCTATGAAAACAGTTTCCACCTTGCCTATGAAACGGTGCTTCTGGAAGGTCAAACCATCTCTGGCCGCAAAGGAATCACGGTTTCTGTAGATGAGGTGCTTGAAGAAGCCAGAACCCGCGCCAAAGCTGCCCTCAAGGACATTGAACGCTACCAGAACCCTGAAGAGGTTGCCGAAAAAGTGGGCCTGGGTGCCCTGCGTTTCTCCATGCTGAAATCCGAACCGGGTCGCCAGATTGATTTCCGCTGGGAAGCTGCACTGGCACTCAACGGGGACACTGCTCCTTATGTTCAGTACGCAGCGGTTCGGGCACAGACCATCCTCAAAAAAGCCCAGGAGGCAGGCCTGTCCCTGGAGGGTGCAGATTACAGCAAAGTCACCGACCATGAACTTGCCCTGCTCAAGTCGGTGGCCCGCTACCCTGAGGTCCTGGACATGTGTGTGCGGGACACCAGCCCACACCATCTGGTGCAATATGCCCTGGATCTGGCAACGGAACTGAACGGCTGGTACAACAAGAAAGACAAAGACGGCAAACCCGCCACCCGGGTGATCGATGCAGACGCTGGCCTCAGAGAAGCCCGTCTGAACATCGTGTTGCGCGTCCGCAAAACCCTTGAGCAGGTGCTGGGTGCACTTGGCATTGGTGTTCCCAGCGAAATGTGA
- a CDS encoding sterol desaturase family protein, producing MILQHFSQALYTMPFVQACLWALVWNILIVLVSVVAGEVIIRLNRNHRVAEVPPPLTVTEVMLACSTVLLNTLITAVGLWMWRHGWIETVPATFLRVLLDFVVFFLGMDLGMYVLHRIAHHPKIYPWAHLTHHKYENPRPLTLFVLNPLEVLGFGLLWLIAVWIYPATIEGMVLYLTFNVVFGLLGHVGVEPFPLAWIKRPVLKEISTSTFHAEHHQDAHHNYGFYTLIWDRLFGTLSPVYEEDFQKAASRKP from the coding sequence ATGATCCTTCAGCACTTCAGTCAGGCCCTTTACACCATGCCTTTTGTGCAGGCCTGCCTGTGGGCTCTGGTGTGGAACATCCTGATTGTGCTGGTCAGTGTTGTCGCAGGTGAGGTGATCATTCGGCTCAACCGCAATCACCGCGTGGCAGAGGTTCCACCTCCTCTGACTGTGACGGAAGTGATGCTGGCCTGTTCGACGGTCCTGCTCAACACCCTGATCACTGCTGTGGGACTGTGGATGTGGAGACATGGCTGGATTGAAACCGTGCCTGCCACTTTCTTGCGGGTCCTGCTGGATTTCGTGGTGTTCTTTCTGGGCATGGATCTGGGAATGTATGTGCTGCACCGCATCGCCCACCATCCGAAAATCTACCCCTGGGCCCACCTGACCCATCACAAATACGAAAATCCCAGACCCCTCACCCTGTTTGTGCTGAACCCGCTGGAAGTGCTGGGATTCGGACTGTTGTGGCTTATCGCAGTCTGGATCTATCCAGCGACCATCGAAGGCATGGTGCTGTACCTGACCTTCAATGTGGTCTTTGGTCTGCTCGGGCATGTTGGGGTGGAGCCTTTTCCACTGGCCTGGATCAAAAGACCTGTGCTGAAAGAGATTTCCACCAGCACCTTTCATGCCGAGCACCATCAGGACGCCCACCACAATTACGGATTCTACACCCTGATCTGGGACAGGCTCTTTGGGACCCTCTCCCCTGTTTATGAGGAGGATTTCCAAAAAGCTGCCTCCAGAAAACCATAA
- a CDS encoding DUF2252 domain-containing protein has protein sequence MKAHIQLDFQASPEERLRKGQELRGNFDLQALRDFRPDRHNKTALALFQDSDSTRLKKYIPIRYGRMLESAFATFRGGAAVMARDLAHLPRSGVQVQLCGDTHLGNFGLYASPERHMMFDLNDFDETLPGPFEFDLYRLTASCAVAALHLGFAESTARNIVQAALQSYREHTADFAKMGHLEVWYHHIGTTRVMDMLDEARDHMRKSVRKAEDKTSQTAVEKMALWTASGWKFKPDPPKIEPVDNRTLHLSLQHFFSTYLESLPDDRHFLLSKYTFVDAAFRLTGVGSAGRQAYLALMQGQDRKDTLLLQLKQAFPSVLEEALGQSAYSHHGQRVVAGQKLMQANSDIFLGWSTFRNRNFYVRQLRDRKGSIDINDLSAQDLKEYSELCAYVLARAHARSGDAALISGFLMEETAFDEALANFALRYAELNQADHDQLLKAAHAGEIPVEWGI, from the coding sequence ATGAAAGCACACATTCAACTGGATTTTCAGGCTTCACCCGAAGAGCGCCTGCGAAAAGGTCAGGAGTTGAGAGGCAACTTTGACCTGCAGGCCCTTAGAGATTTCAGGCCCGATCGCCACAACAAAACCGCATTGGCCCTGTTTCAGGACTCTGACTCCACCCGATTGAAAAAGTACATCCCCATCCGGTATGGTCGCATGCTGGAAAGTGCATTTGCCACCTTCAGGGGAGGTGCAGCCGTGATGGCCCGCGATCTGGCCCATCTGCCCCGCTCTGGCGTGCAGGTGCAGCTTTGCGGGGACACCCACCTGGGGAACTTCGGCCTGTACGCCTCTCCCGAGCGGCACATGATGTTCGACCTGAATGACTTCGATGAGACCCTGCCGGGACCTTTCGAGTTCGATCTGTACAGGCTCACCGCAAGTTGCGCTGTGGCCGCCCTGCATCTGGGGTTTGCAGAAAGCACCGCCCGCAACATTGTGCAGGCTGCCCTGCAAAGTTACCGGGAACACACCGCTGATTTTGCAAAGATGGGACATCTGGAGGTGTGGTACCACCACATTGGCACCACAAGGGTCATGGACATGCTGGATGAGGCGAGGGACCATATGCGCAAAAGTGTGCGCAAAGCTGAAGACAAGACCTCCCAGACTGCAGTGGAGAAAATGGCCCTCTGGACAGCATCAGGATGGAAATTCAAACCTGACCCTCCGAAGATCGAGCCTGTGGACAACCGCACCTTGCATCTGAGCCTCCAGCATTTTTTCAGCACCTATCTGGAGAGCCTTCCCGATGACCGGCATTTTCTGCTCAGCAAGTACACCTTTGTGGATGCCGCCTTTCGCCTCACAGGTGTGGGCAGCGCAGGCAGACAGGCGTACCTCGCACTGATGCAAGGCCAGGACCGCAAAGACACCCTGCTGCTGCAACTCAAACAGGCCTTTCCGAGTGTGCTGGAAGAAGCTCTGGGCCAGAGTGCATACAGCCACCACGGTCAGCGGGTGGTCGCTGGACAGAAACTGATGCAGGCCAACAGTGACATCTTTCTGGGATGGAGCACCTTCCGGAACCGCAATTTCTACGTTCGGCAGCTCAGGGACCGCAAAGGCAGCATCGACATCAATGACCTCAGTGCACAGGACCTCAAAGAGTACAGCGAACTGTGCGCCTATGTCCTTGCCCGTGCCCATGCGCGCAGTGGTGATGCCGCTCTGATCTCTGGATTTCTGATGGAAGAAACTGCCTTTGATGAAGCACTGGCAAACTTTGCACTGCGTTATGCAGAACTGAACCAGGCAGACCATGACCAGCTGCTCAAAGCCGCACATGCGGGTGAAATCCCTGTTGAGTGGGGGATCTAA